A DNA window from Amycolatopsis sp. DSM 110486 contains the following coding sequences:
- the pyrH gene encoding UMP kinase — MGDRVDGGYRRVLLKLGGEMFGGGSIGVDPDVVHSVARQIAAVARTGVQVAVVIGGGNYFRGAELSQRGMDRDRADYMAMLGTVMNCLALQDFLEKEGLPTRVQTAITMGQVAEPYIPRRAERHLEKGRVVIFGAGVGMPYFSTDTAAAQRALELGCEAVLMAKAVDGVYTADPKTDPSATMFHEISHREVLERGLKVADATAFSLCMDNNMPIIVFNLLTEGNIARAVSGERIGTLVNTPADGASA; from the coding sequence ATGGGTGACCGGGTCGACGGTGGCTACCGAAGGGTGCTGCTGAAACTGGGCGGCGAGATGTTCGGTGGCGGCTCGATCGGGGTCGACCCCGACGTCGTCCACTCCGTTGCGCGCCAGATTGCCGCGGTCGCGCGCACCGGCGTGCAGGTGGCGGTGGTGATCGGCGGGGGTAACTATTTCCGCGGCGCGGAGCTGTCCCAGCGAGGGATGGACCGTGACCGCGCCGACTACATGGCCATGCTGGGCACCGTGATGAACTGCCTGGCCCTGCAGGACTTCCTGGAGAAGGAAGGCCTGCCCACGCGCGTGCAGACCGCCATCACGATGGGCCAGGTCGCCGAGCCGTACATCCCGCGCCGCGCCGAGCGGCACCTGGAGAAGGGCCGCGTGGTCATCTTCGGCGCCGGGGTCGGCATGCCGTACTTCTCCACCGACACCGCCGCCGCGCAGCGCGCGCTGGAGCTCGGCTGCGAAGCCGTGCTCATGGCCAAAGCCGTGGACGGTGTCTACACCGCCGACCCGAAGACCGACCCGAGCGCCACGATGTTCCACGAGATCAGCCACCGCGAGGTGCTCGAGCGCGGCCTCAAGGTCGCCGACGCCACCGCGTTCAGCCTCTGCATGGACAACAACATGCCGATCATCGTCTTCAACCTGCTCACCGAGGGGAACATCGCCCGTGCGGTGAGTGGTGAGAGGATTGGGACGCTGGTCAACACCCCCGCCGACGGGGCGTCGGCCTAG
- the frr gene encoding ribosome recycling factor → MIDETLLDAEEKMEKAVSVAKDDLTSVRTGRATPSMFSRIVVEYYGAMTPLNQLASVNVPEARMALIKPYDQTQLGAIEKAIRESELGVNPSNDGNVIRIVIPQLTEERRKEMVKVAKSKGEDARVSIRSIRRKSKEELDRIAKDGEAGEDEVARAEKELQNLTDTYVHQVDELVKHKEAELLEV, encoded by the coding sequence GTGATCGACGAGACCCTCCTCGACGCCGAGGAGAAGATGGAAAAAGCGGTGTCCGTCGCGAAGGACGACCTGACGTCGGTGCGGACCGGCCGGGCCACCCCGTCGATGTTCTCGCGCATCGTCGTCGAGTACTACGGCGCGATGACCCCGCTCAACCAGCTGGCGAGTGTCAACGTGCCCGAGGCGCGCATGGCGCTGATCAAGCCCTACGACCAGACGCAGCTCGGTGCCATCGAGAAGGCCATCCGCGAGTCCGAGCTCGGCGTGAACCCGAGCAACGACGGCAACGTGATCCGCATCGTCATCCCGCAGCTCACCGAAGAGCGGCGCAAGGAGATGGTGAAGGTCGCGAAGAGCAAGGGCGAGGACGCCCGCGTCTCGATCCGCAGCATCCGCCGCAAGTCGAAGGAAGAGCTCGACCGGATCGCCAAGGACGGCGAAGCGGGTGAGGACGAGGTCGCGCGCGCCGAGAAGGAGCTGCAGAACCTCACCGACACCTATGTGCACCAGGTCGACGAGCTGGTGAAGCACAAGGAAGCCGAGCTGCTCGAGGTCTGA
- a CDS encoding phosphatidate cytidylyltransferase, whose product MSQVSEEREERVEHTPQPEPADKPEPGGQPEPAAQPEPAKKDSRAGRNLPAAIGVGVLLGAAIIVSLLTVRFIFIGVIAIAIGVGTFEFAGVLKRVANIKVAMIPVLVGGQAMIWLAWPFGRAGALTAFVITVLACLLWRLPGGADGYLRDISASVFASAYLPLFGAFAAMLVPPEDGVGRVLTFLIAVVASDTGGYIAGVLGGKHPMAPTISPKKSWEGFAGSMVAGIVAGILTISLMLHGHTWQGAVFGAAIVLTATLGDLVESLIKRDLGIKDMGTLLPGHGGIMDRLDSLLPSAVVSWLLLSAFVPA is encoded by the coding sequence ATGAGCCAGGTGAGCGAGGAACGAGAAGAGCGGGTGGAGCACACCCCGCAGCCAGAGCCGGCTGACAAGCCCGAACCGGGTGGACAGCCGGAACCCGCTGCGCAGCCGGAGCCGGCCAAGAAGGACTCCCGGGCCGGGCGAAACCTGCCCGCGGCCATCGGCGTGGGTGTGCTGCTCGGCGCGGCCATCATCGTTTCCCTGCTCACCGTCCGCTTCATTTTCATCGGGGTCATCGCGATCGCGATCGGGGTCGGCACCTTCGAGTTCGCCGGCGTGCTCAAGCGCGTCGCGAACATCAAGGTCGCGATGATCCCCGTGCTCGTCGGCGGCCAGGCGATGATCTGGCTGGCCTGGCCGTTCGGCCGCGCGGGCGCGCTCACGGCGTTCGTCATCACGGTGCTCGCCTGCCTGCTCTGGCGGCTGCCCGGCGGCGCCGACGGCTACCTGCGCGACATCTCGGCGTCGGTGTTCGCGAGCGCGTACCTGCCGCTGTTCGGCGCGTTCGCCGCGATGCTCGTGCCGCCCGAGGACGGTGTCGGCCGGGTCCTCACGTTCCTCATCGCCGTGGTCGCCTCCGACACCGGCGGCTACATCGCCGGCGTGCTCGGCGGCAAGCACCCGATGGCACCGACGATCAGCCCGAAGAAGTCCTGGGAGGGCTTCGCCGGGTCGATGGTCGCCGGCATCGTCGCCGGCATCCTCACGATCAGCCTCATGCTCCACGGCCACACCTGGCAGGGCGCGGTCTTCGGCGCGGCCATCGTGCTCACCGCGACGCTCGGCGACCTCGTCGAGTCGCTGATCAAGCGCGACCTCGGCATCAAGGACATGGGCACGCTCCTGCCGGGCCACGGCGGCATCATGGACCGCCTCGACTCGCTGCTGCCCTCGGCCGTCGTCTCCTGGTTGCTGCTGTCGGCGTTCGTCCCCGCGTGA
- a CDS encoding DHA2 family efflux MFS transporter permease subunit produces the protein MTASTPASTRERSPARLALAAVCLGFVMITLDATIVNLALPAIGAEFGQRSTAALQWVVDSYTVALAAFLLTWGEAGDRWGSRRVFEIGVAVFVLASIACAAADSLPWLVAARAVQGAGAAALLPSSLALIVHQFPEVGARARALGVWGGMSGVGLAAGPMLGGLAVGLADWRLVFAVNVPVGLIAIALTRRYVTETTPRRQTRIDGVGQVLGTAALACVVAGLIEAGHAGWADATTLVLVGAGVVAGIAFVVAEKAIAAPVLPLGVLRVRAFAVATAIGGLFNFCLYGTLFCLALFLQRVWHLSALVAGLALVPLTLAVGLNAFVSGRLTHRFGSRPPIVVGSLTALVGAAGMAVLPDERSPVLLVVFSLVFGFCSLAMPAMTSLAMNALPGKAGIAAGVLNAARQTGGAVGVALVGGLLPGTAMWIVAGGYAAIAALTGLLRLGRRKAQSS, from the coding sequence ATGACCGCCTCGACCCCAGCTTCGACCCGCGAACGTTCCCCGGCCCGGCTCGCGCTCGCCGCCGTGTGCCTCGGGTTCGTGATGATCACGCTCGACGCGACCATCGTGAACCTCGCGCTGCCCGCCATCGGCGCCGAGTTCGGCCAACGGTCGACGGCCGCGCTGCAGTGGGTGGTCGACTCCTACACCGTCGCGCTCGCTGCGTTCCTGCTCACGTGGGGCGAGGCGGGGGACCGGTGGGGCTCGCGGCGCGTCTTCGAGATCGGCGTCGCGGTGTTCGTCCTCGCCTCGATCGCTTGTGCCGCAGCGGATTCCCTGCCGTGGCTCGTCGCCGCCCGCGCGGTGCAGGGGGCCGGCGCGGCGGCGCTGCTGCCGTCGTCGCTGGCGTTGATCGTGCACCAGTTCCCCGAGGTCGGCGCCCGGGCCCGCGCGTTGGGCGTGTGGGGCGGCATGAGTGGCGTCGGGCTCGCGGCGGGGCCGATGCTCGGCGGCCTCGCGGTCGGGCTGGCCGACTGGCGGCTCGTCTTCGCGGTGAACGTCCCCGTCGGGTTGATCGCGATCGCGCTGACCCGCCGGTACGTCACCGAAACCACGCCGCGCCGGCAAACCCGCATCGACGGCGTCGGGCAGGTCCTCGGCACGGCCGCGCTGGCGTGCGTGGTCGCCGGGCTCATCGAGGCCGGCCACGCGGGCTGGGCGGACGCGACCACGCTGGTCCTCGTCGGTGCCGGCGTCGTGGCCGGGATCGCGTTCGTGGTCGCGGAAAAGGCGATCGCTGCGCCCGTGCTGCCCTTGGGCGTGCTGCGCGTACGGGCCTTCGCCGTGGCGACGGCGATCGGCGGCCTGTTCAACTTCTGCCTCTACGGCACACTGTTCTGCCTCGCCCTGTTCCTGCAACGCGTGTGGCACCTGAGCGCGCTCGTCGCCGGGCTCGCCCTCGTGCCGCTCACACTCGCGGTGGGGCTCAACGCGTTCGTCAGCGGCCGGCTCACGCACCGGTTCGGCTCACGCCCGCCGATCGTCGTCGGCAGCCTCACGGCACTGGTCGGCGCGGCGGGGATGGCGGTGCTGCCGGACGAGCGCTCGCCGGTGCTGCTGGTGGTGTTCTCGTTGGTCTTCGGGTTCTGCTCGCTCGCGATGCCCGCGATGACGTCGCTGGCCATGAACGCGTTGCCCGGCAAGGCAGGCATCGCCGCGGGCGTGCTCAACGCGGCGCGCCAGACCGGTGGCGCGGTGGGTGTCGCGCTCGTCGGCGGGCTGCTGCCGGGCACGGCGATGTGGATCGTCGCCGGGGGTTACGCCGCGATCGCGGCGCTGACGGGGTTGCTAAGGCTCGGTCGTCGTAAGGCTCAGTCGTCGTGA
- a CDS encoding VOC family protein produces the protein MTVGSASSSPIPAGLPCWIEVACRDEAVSQQFYTGLFGWQYDVRRDPAAPTGRYWISSLAGEPTGGLYQAGAQSEPGWTLHVSVPHTASAAEWVEHLGGQVTLGPVAIPDRGNILHAIDAAGAPVVFWEAPQDWRFMTGIPNTFSGADLNAHDGPAADHFYTKLFNYASHQIGDGESVDYAEYLIEHTPVLYRYVMGPEYSRDTPPHWLVYFEVDPARGCDATAGQALMLGGDVVIQPYDTPFGRMAILADPDGAVFAVIDHSRTLDDVGRAEVDDPYDD, from the coding sequence ATGACCGTCGGTTCGGCCAGTTCAAGTCCGATTCCGGCCGGCCTCCCGTGCTGGATCGAGGTCGCCTGCCGCGACGAAGCGGTGTCGCAACAGTTCTACACGGGCTTGTTCGGCTGGCAGTACGACGTGCGCCGCGACCCCGCGGCGCCCACCGGCCGCTACTGGATCTCGTCGCTCGCCGGCGAGCCGACGGGCGGTCTCTACCAAGCCGGGGCGCAGAGCGAGCCCGGCTGGACGCTGCACGTCTCCGTGCCGCACACCGCGAGTGCGGCCGAGTGGGTGGAGCACCTCGGCGGCCAGGTGACGCTGGGACCGGTCGCGATCCCCGATCGCGGCAACATCCTGCACGCGATCGACGCGGCGGGCGCACCCGTGGTCTTCTGGGAGGCGCCGCAGGACTGGCGGTTCATGACCGGCATCCCCAACACCTTCAGCGGCGCCGACCTCAACGCGCACGACGGCCCGGCGGCCGATCACTTCTACACCAAGCTCTTCAACTACGCGAGCCACCAGATCGGCGACGGCGAGAGCGTCGACTACGCGGAATACCTCATCGAGCACACGCCCGTGCTCTACCGCTACGTGATGGGCCCGGAGTACAGCCGCGACACTCCCCCGCACTGGCTCGTCTACTTCGAGGTCGACCCGGCGCGCGGCTGCGACGCGACGGCGGGGCAGGCGCTGATGCTCGGCGGGGACGTGGTGATCCAGCCCTACGACACGCCCTTCGGCCGCATGGCGATCCTCGCCGACCCGGACGGCGCGGTGTTCGCGGTGATCGACCACTCGCGCACGCTCGACGACGTCGGCCGCGCCGAGGTCGACGACCCTTACGACGACTGA
- a CDS encoding class I SAM-dependent methyltransferase, protein MRLFSRSSRLSRATEVLPSPNIWYYQQAYEVENRAQDVDGEIWRVLCEECDWTGRDVLDLGCGDGFHLPRFARDARSVLGVEPYAPLARDAAKRVRELPNVSVREGRAQRLPVDDASVDVVHARTAYFFGPGCEPGLREAERVLRPGGSILIVDLDATSEPYGGWLRADIPHYDPVEIEKFFEGEGFSLRRVATRWLFADHAAMESVLKIEFSAQVAARAVADVHKRTVSTADGAGVTLPVGYRVHTRVKPTGLVLPGHSASSGDSSVSSTSPRIE, encoded by the coding sequence GTGCGTCTCTTCTCCCGCTCCTCGCGCCTGTCCCGCGCGACGGAGGTCTTGCCGAGCCCCAACATCTGGTACTACCAGCAGGCTTACGAGGTGGAGAACCGCGCGCAGGACGTCGACGGCGAGATCTGGCGCGTCCTGTGCGAGGAGTGCGACTGGACCGGCCGCGACGTTCTCGACCTCGGTTGTGGTGACGGATTCCACTTGCCGCGCTTCGCCCGCGACGCGCGCTCGGTGCTCGGCGTCGAGCCGTACGCACCGCTGGCGCGCGACGCGGCGAAGCGCGTGCGGGAACTGCCGAACGTGTCAGTGCGCGAAGGCCGCGCGCAGCGGTTGCCGGTCGACGACGCGAGCGTCGACGTGGTCCACGCGCGCACGGCGTACTTCTTCGGCCCCGGCTGCGAGCCGGGGCTGCGTGAAGCGGAACGCGTGCTGCGGCCCGGCGGGTCGATCCTGATCGTGGACCTCGACGCGACGAGCGAGCCCTACGGCGGCTGGCTTCGGGCGGACATCCCGCACTACGACCCCGTAGAGATCGAGAAGTTTTTCGAAGGCGAGGGCTTCAGCCTCCGGCGCGTGGCGACGCGCTGGTTGTTCGCTGACCACGCCGCCATGGAGTCAGTGCTGAAGATCGAGTTCAGCGCGCAGGTCGCCGCGCGGGCCGTGGCCGACGTGCACAAACGCACGGTCAGCACGGCCGACGGGGCCGGGGTGACGCTGCCGGTGGGCTACCGCGTGCACACGCGGGTCAAGCCCACCGGCCTCGTCCTGCCGGGTCACTCGGCTTCTTCCGGCGACTCGTCGGTTTCCTCGACCTCGCCGAGGATCGAGTAG
- a CDS encoding PadR family transcriptional regulator, which translates to MRHPHPGARDAHQHGEHGRPAFGPFGREFGDFGFGPGGPMGRGRRGHGPGGRRGHGGPRRGRRGDVRAAILTLLAEQPRHGYEIIREIGERSGGFWKPSPGSIYPTLQMLADEGLVVSKDENGKKLFELTDEGRAAAEQQTGTPPWEHFTEDVDPVEVDLRKAGATLAAAVVQVMRAGSPSQQARVVDVLNEARRSVYSILGEVEETDESPEEAE; encoded by the coding sequence ATGAGGCACCCTCACCCCGGTGCGCGAGACGCGCACCAACACGGAGAACACGGTCGTCCCGCTTTCGGCCCCTTCGGCCGCGAGTTCGGCGACTTCGGATTCGGCCCCGGCGGCCCGATGGGTCGCGGCCGGCGTGGCCACGGTCCCGGCGGACGGCGAGGCCACGGCGGCCCGCGTCGCGGCCGGCGCGGTGACGTCCGCGCGGCGATCCTGACCCTGCTCGCGGAGCAGCCGCGGCACGGCTACGAGATCATCCGCGAGATCGGCGAGCGCAGTGGCGGCTTCTGGAAGCCCAGCCCCGGCTCGATCTACCCGACGCTGCAGATGCTGGCCGACGAAGGCCTGGTCGTGAGCAAGGACGAGAACGGCAAGAAGCTGTTCGAGCTCACCGACGAGGGCCGCGCGGCCGCGGAGCAGCAGACCGGCACCCCGCCGTGGGAGCACTTCACCGAGGACGTCGACCCCGTCGAGGTCGACCTTCGCAAGGCAGGCGCCACGCTCGCGGCGGCGGTCGTGCAGGTGATGCGCGCCGGCAGCCCGAGCCAGCAGGCTCGGGTGGTCGACGTGCTCAACGAGGCCCGGCGCTCGGTCTACTCGATCCTCGGCGAGGTCGAGGAAACCGACGAGTCGCCGGAAGAAGCCGAGTGA
- a CDS encoding glutamate--tRNA ligase, with amino-acid sequence MLDRVVIDALFPADLPEPEHWEQRYPARQLPDGAKVTRFGPSPTGFVHIGGIYVATIDQDVARRSGGRYLVRVEDTDQSREVEGALEQFERGFTYFGLQADEDTLRGGDYGPYQQSGREQIYLTFVRQLLREGRAYIDFATKDELASITARQQATKLPTGYYGSWAIWRDADPADVQAKLDAGEPWVVRFRAPDDTGVRVRFTDAIRGTIEAEANRNDVVILKSSDQSPRLPTYHFAHAVDDHLMRVNLVIRGDEWISSVPVHQQLFDALGFEPITYAHIAPLMKQEGGSKRKLSKRKDPEASVDFYIEAGYPVEAVLYYLRGLANGRLAELPLAQALDEPVNLDEMGVAGPLVDLVKLDDISADHIATMSGAEILAAVRTWAQRFDPELLSVLESSEEQALRALAVEREGAENPRKDLKKWSEFRAVYGFFFPQLHAPVTGPDDERIAALGVAPDVVRAVASDFVANYTQLDDGQEWFQQIRDVAAKHGFAKNAKELKKNPDAFPGSIREASQIIRIAITGSTRSPDLHSITQALGRDETLRRFEALTA; translated from the coding sequence ATGCTGGACCGAGTGGTCATCGACGCCTTGTTCCCCGCGGACCTGCCCGAGCCGGAGCACTGGGAGCAGCGCTACCCGGCGCGGCAGCTGCCCGACGGTGCGAAGGTGACCCGGTTCGGCCCGTCGCCCACCGGGTTCGTGCACATCGGCGGCATCTACGTGGCCACGATCGACCAGGACGTCGCCCGCCGCTCCGGCGGCCGCTACCTGGTGCGCGTCGAGGACACCGACCAGTCGCGCGAGGTCGAGGGCGCGCTGGAGCAGTTCGAGCGCGGCTTCACCTACTTCGGCCTGCAGGCCGACGAAGACACGTTGCGCGGCGGCGACTACGGCCCGTACCAGCAGTCGGGCCGCGAGCAGATCTACCTGACCTTCGTGCGGCAGCTGCTGCGCGAAGGCCGCGCGTACATCGACTTCGCGACCAAGGACGAGCTCGCGTCCATCACCGCGCGCCAGCAGGCCACGAAGCTGCCCACCGGCTACTACGGCTCCTGGGCGATCTGGCGCGACGCCGACCCGGCCGACGTGCAGGCGAAGCTCGACGCCGGCGAGCCGTGGGTAGTGCGCTTCCGCGCGCCCGACGACACCGGCGTGCGCGTGCGCTTCACCGACGCCATCCGCGGCACGATCGAGGCCGAGGCCAACCGCAACGACGTGGTGATCCTCAAGAGCTCCGACCAGAGCCCCCGGCTGCCGACCTACCACTTCGCGCACGCCGTGGACGACCACCTCATGCGCGTGAACCTCGTCATCCGCGGCGACGAGTGGATCTCGTCCGTGCCGGTGCATCAGCAGCTGTTCGACGCGCTCGGCTTCGAGCCGATCACCTACGCCCACATCGCCCCGCTGATGAAGCAGGAGGGCGGCAGCAAGCGCAAGCTGTCCAAGCGCAAGGACCCCGAGGCGTCGGTCGACTTCTACATCGAGGCCGGCTACCCGGTCGAGGCCGTCCTGTACTACCTGCGCGGGCTGGCCAACGGCCGCCTCGCCGAGCTGCCGCTGGCCCAGGCGCTGGACGAGCCGGTCAACCTCGACGAGATGGGCGTCGCGGGACCGCTCGTGGACCTCGTGAAGCTCGACGACATCTCCGCCGACCACATCGCCACGATGTCCGGCGCGGAGATACTCGCCGCCGTGCGCACGTGGGCGCAGCGCTTCGACCCGGAGCTGCTGTCGGTGCTCGAGTCGTCGGAGGAGCAGGCGCTGCGCGCGCTGGCCGTCGAGCGCGAAGGCGCCGAGAACCCGCGCAAGGACCTCAAGAAGTGGAGCGAGTTCCGCGCGGTCTACGGGTTCTTCTTCCCGCAGCTGCACGCGCCCGTGACCGGCCCGGACGACGAGCGCATCGCCGCACTGGGCGTGGCGCCGGACGTCGTGCGCGCGGTGGCGTCGGACTTCGTCGCGAACTACACACAGCTCGACGACGGCCAGGAGTGGTTCCAGCAGATCCGCGACGTCGCGGCGAAGCACGGTTTCGCCAAGAACGCCAAGGAACTCAAGAAGAACCCCGACGCGTTCCCGGGCTCGATCCGCGAGGCCTCGCAGATCATCCGCATCGCGATCACCGGCTCAACCCGCAGCCCGGACCTGCACTCGATCACGCAGGCGCTGGGCCGCGACGAGACCCTGCGGCGGTTCGAAGCCCTGACGGCGTGA
- a CDS encoding helix-turn-helix domain-containing protein, which yields MHRNTLKYRLTRIRDVFGVDVEIPMQRLVAELQVAVFTGHPELQRRLDATAPEQE from the coding sequence GTGCACCGCAACACGTTGAAGTACCGGCTGACCCGGATCCGGGACGTGTTCGGGGTCGATGTGGAGATTCCCATGCAGCGCCTCGTCGCGGAGCTGCAGGTGGCGGTGTTCACCGGCCACCCGGAACTGCAACGAAGGCTGGACGCCACCGCGCCCGAACAGGAGTGA
- the rlmN gene encoding 23S rRNA (adenine(2503)-C(2))-methyltransferase RlmN, with product MTALPLVFDAPKRGLPPRHLADLTSAERAEAVVELGEKAFRAKQLSNHYFSRLTVDPADMTDIPAASRERLVADLMPSLLTEVRALTADAGPTRKTLWRAHDGTLLESVLMRYPDRATLCISSQAGCGMACPFCATGQGGLDRNLSTAEIVDQVRSAAAVMRDGAMPGGPGRLSNIVFMGMGEPLANYKRVVAAVRRITEPAPSGLGIGQRSVTVSTVGLAPAIRKLADEKMQVRLAVSLHTPDDELRDTLVPVNNRWSVDEVLSAARYYADTSGRRVSIEYALIRDINDQPWRAELLAKRLRKHLGQLVHVNVIPLNPTPGSKWDASPKPVEREFVRLVNAGGVACTVRDTRGQDIAAACGQLAAEG from the coding sequence ATGACTGCCCTCCCCCTTGTTTTCGATGCGCCCAAGCGCGGCCTGCCGCCGCGCCACCTCGCCGACCTCACCTCCGCCGAGCGGGCGGAGGCTGTGGTGGAGCTGGGGGAGAAGGCCTTCCGCGCGAAGCAGCTGTCGAACCACTACTTCTCGCGCCTGACCGTCGACCCGGCCGACATGACGGACATCCCCGCGGCCTCGCGCGAGCGGCTCGTCGCGGACCTCATGCCGTCGCTGCTCACCGAGGTCCGCGCCCTGACCGCCGACGCCGGCCCGACCCGCAAGACCCTGTGGCGCGCCCACGACGGCACGCTGCTCGAGAGCGTGCTCATGCGCTACCCCGACCGCGCGACGCTGTGCATCTCCAGCCAGGCCGGCTGCGGCATGGCGTGCCCCTTCTGCGCCACCGGCCAGGGCGGCCTCGACCGCAACCTCTCGACGGCCGAGATCGTCGACCAGGTCCGCTCCGCCGCCGCGGTCATGCGAGACGGCGCCATGCCCGGCGGCCCCGGCCGGTTGTCGAACATCGTGTTCATGGGCATGGGTGAGCCGCTCGCGAACTACAAGCGGGTGGTGGCCGCGGTGCGGCGGATCACGGAGCCGGCGCCGTCGGGTTTGGGGATCGGGCAGCGTTCGGTGACGGTGTCGACGGTGGGTTTGGCACCGGCGATCCGGAAGCTGGCGGACGAGAAGATGCAGGTGCGGTTGGCGGTGTCGCTGCACACGCCGGATGACGAGCTGCGGGACACGTTGGTGCCGGTGAACAATCGCTGGTCGGTGGACGAGGTCTTGTCGGCCGCTCGGTATTACGCGGACACGAGCGGTCGGCGGGTGTCGATCGAGTACGCGCTCATTCGGGACATCAACGACCAGCCGTGGCGGGCGGAGTTGCTGGCTAAGCGGCTGCGGAAGCACTTGGGTCAGTTGGTGCATGTGAACGTGATTCCGTTGAACCCGACGCCGGGTTCGAAGTGGGATGCGTCGCCGAAGCCGGTGGAGCGGGAGTTCGTGCGGCTGGTCAACGCGGGGGGCGTAGCCTGCACGGTGCGTGACACTCGTGGTCAGGACATTGCTGCCGCGTGTGGCCAGTTGGCTGCCGAAGGCTGA
- a CDS encoding glycosyltransferase family 39 protein encodes MAPCTALALLVEAWLQDYHGDELYFLSAAQHLSWGYADQGALVPFLAWLGEGSPLTLRIPAVLATVVGVVLTALLAREFGGGRWAQTAAAAAYAASPRVLDTGSLLLTQTFDIPLWIATTLLLVRWARTGSDRLWWGMGLLAGVAFTVKPLIAVFWACCVAVLLATRRRSVPWAGLGKLPALAVAGALPYLIWQGFHGFPQLTLIPVVAQETGEFAGGNCAGLFPVCRAAAAARISTAAGSRWWRRIALGVSAFSGAVVLATSLLSGGPSSPAWATAATLEVRAEQGWSGFTDAVSTAYHHLPPATTIVTDHYWQASALNWFGAGRGLPPAHSPHRGFSYFGEPWDAAQAILFVGTDPAELRTHCLRVSATPADGDHGFAGLNEGVPIWLCNTPRQSWETLWPQLRHS; translated from the coding sequence GTGGCGCCGTGCACCGCCCTCGCCCTGCTGGTCGAGGCCTGGCTGCAGGACTACCACGGCGACGAGCTCTACTTCCTGTCCGCGGCCCAGCACCTGTCCTGGGGCTACGCGGACCAGGGCGCCCTCGTGCCGTTCCTGGCGTGGCTCGGCGAAGGTTCGCCGTTGACCTTGCGGATTCCGGCGGTCCTCGCCACGGTCGTCGGCGTCGTGCTCACCGCGCTGCTCGCGCGGGAGTTCGGCGGCGGCCGCTGGGCGCAAACCGCCGCGGCGGCCGCGTACGCCGCTTCGCCCCGGGTGCTCGACACCGGATCGCTGCTGCTGACCCAGACGTTCGACATCCCGCTGTGGATCGCCACGACGTTGCTGCTGGTGCGCTGGGCCCGGACCGGCTCCGACCGCCTCTGGTGGGGCATGGGACTTCTCGCCGGGGTGGCGTTCACGGTCAAACCGCTGATCGCCGTGTTCTGGGCGTGCTGCGTCGCCGTGCTGCTGGCAACCCGCCGGCGGAGCGTGCCGTGGGCCGGGCTGGGGAAACTGCCCGCGCTCGCCGTGGCCGGTGCGTTGCCTTACCTGATCTGGCAAGGGTTTCACGGCTTCCCGCAGCTGACGCTCATCCCCGTCGTCGCGCAGGAGACCGGCGAGTTCGCCGGCGGCAACTGCGCGGGCCTGTTCCCGGTCTGCCGGGCCGCAGCCGCGGCCCGCATCAGTACCGCGGCGGGATCACGGTGGTGGCGACGGATCGCGTTGGGCGTTTCCGCGTTCTCCGGCGCCGTCGTCCTGGCGACCAGCCTGCTCTCCGGCGGACCTTCGTCACCGGCCTGGGCCACGGCGGCCACCCTCGAAGTCCGGGCCGAACAAGGCTGGAGCGGCTTCACCGACGCGGTGTCCACCGCCTACCACCACCTGCCACCCGCGACGACGATCGTCACCGACCACTACTGGCAGGCGAGCGCGCTGAACTGGTTCGGCGCGGGCCGCGGGCTGCCTCCCGCACACAGCCCCCACCGCGGCTTCTCCTACTTCGGCGAACCCTGGGACGCCGCGCAGGCGATCCTGTTCGTCGGCACCGACCCGGCCGAGTTGCGCACACACTGCCTGCGGGTGTCGGCAACCCCGGCCGACGGTGACCACGGTTTCGCCGGGCTCAACGAGGGCGTGCCGATCTGGCTGTGCAACACACCAAGGCAATCGTGGGAAACGCTGTGGCCGCAGCTGCGCCATTCCTGA
- a CDS encoding DUF3237 domain-containing protein: protein MLDLVPLFTLDVQLAAPKTVHNGPHGERRVIDILGGTFTGERLSGEVLPGGADFQLIRPDGVAEIDVRATLRTEHDDLVYLTGRGLRHGPAETMRRIAAGEDVDPDSYYFRECLLFEAGGPQTEWLNRVVTVARGARTQSTVKVDVFEVR, encoded by the coding sequence GTGCTCGACCTCGTACCCCTGTTCACCCTCGACGTCCAGCTCGCCGCGCCGAAGACCGTCCACAACGGACCCCACGGCGAACGCCGCGTCATCGACATCCTCGGCGGCACCTTCACCGGCGAGCGCCTCAGCGGCGAGGTACTCCCCGGCGGCGCCGACTTCCAGCTCATCCGCCCCGACGGCGTCGCGGAGATCGACGTGCGCGCGACCCTGCGCACCGAACACGACGACCTCGTCTACCTGACCGGCCGCGGCCTGCGCCACGGCCCCGCGGAGACCATGCGGCGGATCGCGGCGGGCGAAGACGTCGATCCGGACTCGTACTACTTCCGCGAGTGTCTGCTCTTCGAGGCGGGCGGCCCGCAGACCGAGTGGCTCAACCGCGTGGTCACCGTCGCGCGGGGTGCGCGCACGCAGTCGACGGTGAAGGTCGACGTCTTCGAGGTGCGCTGA